In Plasmodium malariae genome assembly, chromosome: 11, the following proteins share a genomic window:
- the PmUG01_11046000 gene encoding conserved Plasmodium protein, unknown function, with the protein MTEAEKIKVEKPDFDAYNEKLGNISESIDEIKKKIDNLQKEIKVASKGREEYNKKKKDIVSRIDSFQHEIDKLENERRNILDDIEKRQKHKRELRVNAQNLKKQVGFENEQDIEKKVREIENKLMTSTISIKEEKLLINQILTLNKNKPLLSSYSKIENAASKYDDEEIVPLKSRMDAIREQINKLRNEKKNERNKLKELQNSYQEKNNKLNELNNLRGNYSKKMNHYFMERRNITVEMEEKKQQYRSYKLNLLQQKQQKMKEDRERKNLELEKQSLEKDLEDIDLLPYREELALIENMLAYLKKIQDEAKLDEAKKQQNGPSNKKVNGNVQVSEDNNKQDSNTDVKEKNEKNEKNEKNEKNENKKTKNKKDKQKIFKLDMNILCYFVTAGIDPPVSFDEVDSCIQKLHEKKAMYEQKRDESVKNVENKRADLAGKLKEIEEKLSSYKQNESKVMKANKAKA; encoded by the exons atgaCGGAagcagaaaaaataaaagtagaGAAACCCGATTTCGATGCCTATAATGAAAAGCTGGGGAATATATCGGAGTCCATCgatgaaattaaaaagaaaatt GATAACTTGCAGAAGGAAATAAAAGTCGCTAGCAAAGGAAGAGAGGAGTacaacaaaaagaaaaaggacaTAGTATCAAGAATAGATTCTTTTCAACATGAAATtgataaattagaaaatgaaagaagaaatattttagacgatattgaaaaaagacaaaaacaTAAAAGGGAGTTAAGAGTAAATGCacagaatttaaaaaaacaagttGGATTTGAGAATGAACaagatattgaaaaaaaagtcagagaaatagaaaataaattaatgacTTCAACTATAtcaataaaagaagaaaaattattaatcaATCAAATCCTAACCCTCAATAAGAACAAGCCACTCCTCTCTTCCTACAGCAAAATTGAAAACGCAGCCAGTAAGTACGACGACGAGGAGATAG TTCCCTTGAAGAGCAGAATGGATGCTATCAGGGAGCAGATTAACAAATTgagaaatgaaaagaaaaacgaaagaaataaattaaaagaattgcAAAATAGTTATCaagagaaaaataacaaGCTAAATGAACTTAATAATTTACGTGgtaattattcaaaaaaaatgaatcatTATTTTATGGAAAGACGTAATATAACAGTAGAGATGGAGGAAAAGAAACAACAATATAGGagttataaattaaatttattacaacAGAAACAACAAAAGATGAAAGAAGAtagagaaagaaaaaatcttGAATTGGAAAAACAATCATTAGAGAAAGACTTAGAGGATATTGATTTATTGCCATATAGAGAAGAATTAGcattaatagaaaatatgctagcttatttgaaaaaaatacaagatGAAGCTAAATTGGATGAGGCAAAAAAACAGCAAAATGGTCcatcaaataaaaaagttaatggAAATGTTCAAGTTTCCGaggataataataaacaagaCAGTAACACAGATGTGAaggaaaaaaacgaaaaaaacgagaaaaacgaaaaaaacgaaaaaaacgaaaataagaaaacaaaaaataaaaaggataaacaaaaaatatttaaactaGACATGAACATTCTTTGTTATTTTGTAACAGCCGGGATAGACCCGCCTGTGAGTTTTGATGAAGTAGATTCGTGTATACAAAAGTTACATGAAAAGAAAGCTATGTACGAGCAGAAGCGCGATGAGAGTGTCAAGAACGTGGAAAACAAAAGGGCTGATTTGGCGGGAAAGTTAAAGG aAATTGAAGAGAAGCTCTCCTCATACAAACAAAATGAGTCAAAGGTCATGAAGGCAAACAAGGCCAAGGCTTAA